In Tautonia marina, the DNA window ACTGCCGCGCAAGAAGCCGAGGCCGAGGCGCACAACGCCCGCATCGATGAGGCGATCGCCCGGCGCCGCGAGACCATCGCCAACCTGACGAAAGCCTTCGGCGAGCGGCGATTCGAGCAACGCCTCGCGAACTTGCCCGCACCGATCCGAGATGACGTTCGCGGCGCGTTTGCCGTCGGGGCCGAGGAGCGTGACGAGATTCAGCGTTATCTCTTCGGGAAGTTCGAGGCCGACTTGCGGCCGAACCCCGAGGCGCTTGCAGCCCTGATCGCTGAGGAGTCGCCCTGCGACCGCGACCTGATCGCATCGCTCGAAGCGTCGAACGCCGAGGACGAGGCACGACGGCAGACCTTCCCCGAAATCCGGGCATTCTATGATCTCCCCGGCGATCCTCAGACGCCGATCCTTCAGCGAGGAGACTATCGCCAGCCGGGTCCGATGGTCGGCCCCGGTGCCTTGCCCGCCCTGCTGGCTCCTGAACCGTTCGCATGGAGCCCCCCCGAAGCCGGGGCCCCCACCAGCGGCCGTCGGCTCGCGTTCGCGGAATGGCTCACCCAACCGGATCATCCCCTGACTGCCCGCGTGCTCGTCAATCGACTCTGGCTTCATCACTTCGGCGAGGGAATCGTCTCCACACCCGAGAACTTCGGCGTGAAGGGAGCCTTTCCGAGTCATCCTGACTTGCTCGACTGGTTGGCCACGGAATTCATCGCACAAGGGGCATCGATGAAACAGATGCACCGGTTGATGATGACCTCGACTGCGTATCGCCAGTCGAGTTTCGACGACCCCGTTCGGCATTCCCGCGCCCGGAGCCTCGATCCCAAGAACAGCCTCCTCTGGCGGCAGAGACTTCGAAGGCTGGAGGCTGAGGCCCTGCGAGACTCCGTCTTGAAGGTGTCCGGCACCCTCAATCCGTCCATGGGAGGCCCTCCGGTGCCGGTCACCCGGTCGCCGGGAGGAGAAATCATCGCGCCGGAGAATGAGGAAGGTCGGCGTCGGTCGATCTATCTCCAGGTTCGCAGGAGCCAGCCATTGACCTTCTTACAGGTCTTCGATCAACCGGTGATGGAGACCAATTGCACCCAACGCTCGGTTTCCACCGTTTCCTCCCAGGCCTTGACCCTCCTCAATAGTGAATTTCTCGCCGGACGTGCGGAGTCCTTTGCACATCGAGTGCTCCGGGACGCGCCGGACGATCCGGTGGATCTCGCGTTCCGGCTGGCGTTCGGCCGCTCACCGACAAATCATGAGCACAAAATGATCGACTCCTACATTTCCGAACAGGTCCAAGTCCAGAACCGAGGGCGTGCCGACGCGTTCGTGGATGTTTGCCAAATGCTCCTCAGCAGTAATGAGTTCGCGTACATCGACTGAACCCAACCGGAGGCCCGACCGATGCCGAGTCACCCCTTCTCGTCCCTCGCAGGCCCCCCCGGAGTCTCGCGACGAGCGGTGCTTTCGAGGCTGGGAGGCAGTTTCGGCGGTCTGGCCCTGGCCGCGCTCCTGGGTGAAGCCCACGGTGAATCTCCGAGCAGCCCGTCGCGGTTTGACGTCTTGCCCCGGCCGCCTCATGCCCCGGCCAGAGCCAAGTCGGTCATTCAACTTTTCATGCACGGCGGACCAAGTCACGTCGATCTGCTCGACCCCAAACCGATGCTGGCCAGGTATGACGGAAAGGCACCTCCCGACGAGGTCGCCGATCGGGAGAAAATCACCGGCAATCTGCTCAAGAGCCCGTTCCGGTTCGCGAGGCACGGTCAGTCTGGCCTTCCGTTCTCCGAAACACTCCCGCGGATCGCCGAACACGCGGACGACCTCGCCGTGATCCGCTCAATGTACACCGAGCACCGCAACCACGAACAAGCACTCTGGATGATGCACACGGGGCTGATCGTCTCGGGCCGTCCTAGCCTGGGCTCCTGGGTGACCTACGCCCTGGGAACCGAGAATCAGGACCTCCCCGCCTACGTCGTCCTGCCTGACCCAAAGGGGCTGCCAGTCGATGGGATCCGGAATTGGTCAAGCGGCTGGCTCCCTCCAATCTATCAAGGGACCCCATTCCGATCCGAAGGGCTGCCGGTGCTGAACCTCCGGCCGAAGGACCCTCGCCCCGCCGAGGTCGATCAGGCCCGGCTTGCGTTGCTGGGCGCGTTGAACGACGAGCATAAACAGCGGCACCCCGGCGAGCTCGAGCTCGATGCCCGGATCGCCAGTTTCGAGCTGGCCGCTCGGATGCAGCTTTCTGCGACTGACGCGCTCAATCTGAACACCGAGTCGCCAGAAACCCGATCGCTCTACGGACTGGACAACCCGATCACGCGGTCCTACGGGGCCCGATGCCTGATGGCCCGTCGATTGGTCGAACGCGGGGTCCGCTTCGTCCAGATCTTCATGAGCGGCCAGCCGTGGGACACCCATACGAATAACGCGGCGAGCACGCGCGTCTGCTGCGATCAGACCGACACCCCCATCGCGGGGCTCCTCACCGATCTAAAACGAACCGGACTCCTTGATCAGACCGTGGTGATCTGGGGAGGCGAATTCGGGCGGACCCCGGGCGCGCAAGGTCCCGATGGTCGTGATCATCACCCGTTCGGTTTCAGCGTCTGGCTCGCCGGGGGTGGCATCAAGGGGGGACAGAGCTACGGCTCGACCGACGAGTTCGGCTATCACGCCACGGTCGACCGGACAAGTGTCGCCGACCTGCACGCGACGATCCTCCACCTGCTCGGCCTCGATTCCCAGCACCTGGTCTTCCCCCATAACGGACGCGACGAACGGCTCACGGATGTCTACCCAGCCAGGCCGATTCTGCCCCTCCTGGCGTAATCGATGATCGAAGCCTCCGACGCCTGTAGAAACCCGATCGAAATGTCAGGTTTGGCTCTTTCGGTGTTTTGGGGGGATGGCTCAAGGAGGAGCTCGATTAGGGCTCCGAGAAGCGCCTTACCTCGCCAGCGAACATGATGCGTGAACTCGAAGGAGCCCAGGTACAGCGGCAACTTCACCAGCGAGATCCCCCGATGCGGTCGCAGTCAGCTCCGCAGTAACGACCAGAAGCCTTCCATCGTATTGACGTGGACCTCGCAAAAGCCGTCCCCGTCTTCGTCCCGGGCGTACTCGCCGGCGGCATGGCAGACTGTGTGATGGGTGTAGCCCCATTTGGATAGTCGGTGGTAGATGTCGTACTCGGCGGTGGAGACCACGCTGCCCGGGGCGATCGTCGCCCGGATGAGGGGGGGCGATTGACCTCTGCCGGACGTCGCGCAGCATCCGGATCACAACCTCGCCCTTCCGCTGGATCACCCCGAAGATCGGCGGCTTCTCCTTCGCCATCGTCCCCCGCCCACGCTCGCCGTTCTTCCGCCGACGTCGCCCGGTTCGCCCTTTTTTCTCACCGCTTCGGGATGGCCCTTGTGGCCGGCCACGACGTACACCTCGTTGCACTCGACTTCGCCCGAGAGCTTCGCATCGGGCTTTCGCCGGACGACACCCTCTTGCAGCAGGGTCGCCATCCGCTGGACGTCGTCCGGGTCGAGGTCGAATTCCTGGGCGATCTGCTCGTTCGAGAGGTTCAACCCGAGAAAGTCGAGGACCAGAACCCAGGCCCGAAGCGGCTGGTGGTGGCCGACGAAGATCGAGTCGGTCGGGTCATCAAACCGGCGTCCGCAGGGCGGGCACTCGTAGCGGCGGCGTTGCGGCTCGGTATCGTCCTGGCCCTGCTTGACCACCCGGGCCGAATCGCAGCGCAGAGGGGGGAACGGACGCCGTCGGGCCAACGGAGGAGACGGACCATCTCGTAGCACTTGGCATCGTCGGTGATCCCCAGGATCTTGACGAGCATGGCGGGTATCCCCAGGCTACGGGGAAGCGGTCAGGGGGCTTCTCGGGCCTAATTGTAGGGGTAAAGTAGAACCTTCGCACCCATCTCCCTGAAACACCGGATGGGCCTACCGAAAATGTCTGCATTCCCCTGATCTCAGATACAATCGCGTTGTTCTACCGGATTATCTACCGGGTTCGCCCCCCAAATGACCGGAAAAACCTGAGAATGAACGCGACGGGACACTGGGACTTGCAAGAAATGGAAGCTTTCGTCAGATGAAGCCCCCACGCGGCTTTCGGTGCTTCTCGGCCGGTTTGAGCCTTCGCTTCGGGTCCGTGAGGTCGGAGGTTCAAACCCTCTCGCCCCGACTTTTCTTAAGTCCTTCCCGCCTCAGAGTTTAAAGGTCACTCTCTTGTGAGAATGTGCGGCCCTGAAGCTGACGTCTAAGCGCTACTGGTAGCGCTTTTGAGCCGCCAGAGATTGTGCGCAGCCGCCTTAATGCGGTCCCCTCCCAGACTACGCTCTCCTCAATTCGTGGGCCAGCCTGGGATTCGCATCTCGTCCTGAGTGCGTTTAGGGCCTCCTGATCTGGTCCTCTCTTTGACCGGATACGCAGCATGCGACAATCGGTGCGAGCCTGAGGCTGGTTGAATGCGTTTCCCAGGATGCTTCCATCCAGGATTGCTCGCAGCGCCCACATCGCGTCCCCAAGTATCGCCATCTCA includes these proteins:
- a CDS encoding PSD1 and planctomycete cytochrome C domain-containing protein; this translates as MKCRIPRRGSFWSLLVLFVVQATWAEDVELQFERDVAPIVEEHCLKCHGTVQRKGGLSLISVATMLEGGDSGPALSLEEPHESLILEQIDLGTMPPANADRLTDSEIATLRAWIHAGAPTDGSRIASASDETETPIHWAFRPPTRPDVPPVDDQSRVRNPIDAFLLNQLESRGLGFTSEADRITLIRRATFDLWGLPPSIEEIDDFLGDREPDAYERLIDRLLASPRYGERWGRHWLDVAGYADSEGILAADHVRSASWRYRDWVIQAINDDKPYDQFLREQIAGDELVDYWAAYQSGDTLSPEVVDALIATGFLRNAGDTSRPDLVNIQDAPGYYYQTLDDTLTIVASSTLGLTLQCAKCHTHKYDPITQAEYYQVQAVFMSGYRPSEWVPQVERRRLEATAAQEAEAEAHNARIDEAIARRRETIANLTKAFGERRFEQRLANLPAPIRDDVRGAFAVGAEERDEIQRYLFGKFEADLRPNPEALAALIAEESPCDRDLIASLEASNAEDEARRQTFPEIRAFYDLPGDPQTPILQRGDYRQPGPMVGPGALPALLAPEPFAWSPPEAGAPTSGRRLAFAEWLTQPDHPLTARVLVNRLWLHHFGEGIVSTPENFGVKGAFPSHPDLLDWLATEFIAQGASMKQMHRLMMTSTAYRQSSFDDPVRHSRARSLDPKNSLLWRQRLRRLEAEALRDSVLKVSGTLNPSMGGPPVPVTRSPGGEIIAPENEEGRRRSIYLQVRRSQPLTFLQVFDQPVMETNCTQRSVSTVSSQALTLLNSEFLAGRAESFAHRVLRDAPDDPVDLAFRLAFGRSPTNHEHKMIDSYISEQVQVQNRGRADAFVDVCQMLLSSNEFAYID
- a CDS encoding DUF1501 domain-containing protein, which codes for MPSHPFSSLAGPPGVSRRAVLSRLGGSFGGLALAALLGEAHGESPSSPSRFDVLPRPPHAPARAKSVIQLFMHGGPSHVDLLDPKPMLARYDGKAPPDEVADREKITGNLLKSPFRFARHGQSGLPFSETLPRIAEHADDLAVIRSMYTEHRNHEQALWMMHTGLIVSGRPSLGSWVTYALGTENQDLPAYVVLPDPKGLPVDGIRNWSSGWLPPIYQGTPFRSEGLPVLNLRPKDPRPAEVDQARLALLGALNDEHKQRHPGELELDARIASFELAARMQLSATDALNLNTESPETRSLYGLDNPITRSYGARCLMARRLVERGVRFVQIFMSGQPWDTHTNNAASTRVCCDQTDTPIAGLLTDLKRTGLLDQTVVIWGGEFGRTPGAQGPDGRDHHPFGFSVWLAGGGIKGGQSYGSTDEFGYHATVDRTSVADLHATILHLLGLDSQHLVFPHNGRDERLTDVYPARPILPLLA